From Desulfobacterales bacterium:
GCGCTGACTCCCACTGAAAGAGCGGCCATCTCATCGTCGGCCGTGGCCTGCATGGCCAATCCCCAGCGGGTGTATTTAAAAAAACACACGAAAACACACAGAAGAATAATTGCCGCCACGAAACTCCACAAATACACTTGACCGATTACCAGTGGGCCGATCCTGATCGGCTCGATTGAAAAAACAGGCGGGTCAAACACCCGCGTATCGGTTCCCCACAAAAACTCAACCGTGCCTTTAAAGAAAAAAGACAGCCCCACTGTGACCATGATCACGGTCAGAACCGGTTCGCCGATGAGCCTGTCCAGAAAGATGCGTTCGGTCAAAACGCCTAAAGCAAAGCCGATCACCAGCGAAAATAAAAGCGCCAGCAGAAAGGGAACCCCCATTGAATAAAAACTCAGCGAAACATACGCACCGATAAGCGTCATTTCGCCCATGGCCAGATTAAGCGCACCCGAGCATTTATATATCAGGACCCAGCCCAGGGCGACCAGCGCGTAAATGCCGCCGACCATGATTCCGGTTGTGAGTGTCATGAAAAACAATTCCATTCCTGATTCTCCTTAGGCTGCAGTTAGCGGCCTTAAACGTCAATCGTTTGAATGGTCAGATCGGTCAGGATGCGCGACTGCCGTCCGTCTTCATACTTGATGGTGGTGTCGATGTGCACCGAGCCTTTGTCGGAGTATAGGGCATCGACGATTTCCTGGTAGCGCTTTTCCACAAAGGACCGCCGCAGTTTGCGGGTGCGGGTGAGTTCGTCGTCATCCGCATCCAGTTCTTTGTAAAGATTCGTAAACCTTTTAACCCGGGCCGCCGCCGGCAGGTCCCTGTTGGCAGTTCGAATCTGTTCTTCTACCAGATTGATTACCTCGGGCTTTTGCGACAGTTCCATGTAGCTGGTATAATTGAGCTTCCTTTCATCAGCCCATTTTCCCACCACCGAATAGTCTATACACAGGACCGCGGCGATGAAGTCCCGCTTGTTGCCGACAACCCAGGAATCCTTGATATAGGGGCTGAATTTCAAACGGGTCTCCAGGTACTGCGGTGAAAACGGTTTGCCGTCCCTGAGGGTAAAGACATCTTTGGTGCGGTCAAAAACAACCAGGTGCCCCTCATCATCGATAAAGCCCTTGTCGTCGGAATAGAGCCAGTCGTCTTTGAGGGCCTTTGCGGTTGCTTCGGGATTTTTATAGTATCCTAAAAATACGGACGGGCTTTTGGTGATGATTTCGCCCTCTTCGGTAATGTGGATTTCGGTACCGGGAATGGGGTGCCCGACGGTGTCGAACTTGATGTCGCCGCTGCGGTGGACCACGGAGATGCCGGCCACCTCTGTTTGGCCGTATATCTGCTTCAGGTTGACCCCCAGGGCGTGGAAAAATCGAAAATGATCCGGTCCCATGGCGGCGCCGCCGGTATAGGCATTGCGGACCCGGGACAGTCCGAGATGATCCTTGAGCTTCTTTTGCATAATGACGTAAGCCAGCCATTCCAGAAATTTCCAGTGCCAGGGGATCGGTTTTTTCTTGAATTTCATATCGGCCACCCGGTAGCCGATCCAGGTGGAAAGCCTATAGCTCATGCGCTTGATCCAGGTGGCATCCAGATATTTAACCTGGACCGAGCGGGTCATCTGCTCGTACATGCGCGGCGGCGCAAACATGACATGCGGACCGATTTCCCGGATATTTTCCTGGGCGGTTGCGGGGTCCTCGGGAAAATTCAAGGTATACCCGATCTGCAGGCCGCAGGAAATGGACATCATCTGTTCACCGATCCAGGCAAAGGGAAGGTATGATACATAGTCATCGGTTTCCAGGCAGGGGTCCACCGCCATGAGGTGTTTGCCCATGGTCAGCATGTTGTGATGCGACAAAAGCGCGCCCTTGGGCAGGGAGGTGGTGCCGGATGTATAAAACAGCAGGGCGACTTCATCCCCATGTCCCTTGGCGATCAATTCTTTAAACAGGTTCGGCTCCTTGCGGTCCAGTTCCCGGCCCAAAGCCTGAACCTCTTTCAGACTGATGAGATAGTCCCGGTCATAATTGCGCATCCCTTTGGGATCGTCCCAGATAATTTTTTTCAGTTTGGGGCATTCATTGAAAATGGAAATGGCCTTATCGACTTCTTCCTGCCCCTCGCCGAATAAAAATTTGGTGTCGGAGTGATCCACAATGTAGCGGACCTCATCGATCAGGCTGTCCTGAAACAGCCAGACGCCGATTCCCCGGGCGCACAGCGCCGCCATTTCAGCCCATAATCCTTCGGGACGGTTGTCGCCGATCATGGCGACCTTGTCGCCGTCTTCAAGTCCCAGGCTGATCAGCCCCAAAGCCAGGCTCTTGACGTTTTCGAAGTAATCGTGCCAGGTAATCGGACGCCAGATGCCGAACTCTTTTTCCCGCATGGCGATCCGGTTTTTTCCGTAAAGCGTGGCCTTTTCATAAAAAAGTTTGGGGATCGTCAGCTCTTTGGAAACATCACTTCCGTTTAAATCCGGCTTAACGTCGGGTTGCATATAAATCCTCTTCACCCAGGTAGGCTTTGATGACCTCAGGATGACGCTGTACTTCCTGGGGCGTGCCGTCCATGATCATGTTGCCGAAATTAAGAACAAAGACACGATGGGACAGATCCATCACCACGCCCATGTCGTGCTCCACCAGCAGGCAGGTCACTTTCCAGCGGGCTTCTTCATTCACATCCAGGATAAACCGGGCCATGTCCTCCACCTCTTCGAGATTGAGGCCTGCCAGGGGCTCGTCTAGAATCAGCAGTTCCGGTTCCAGCGCCAACGCCCGACCCAACTCCACCCGTTTTTGAAGACCGTAGGGGAGTCGGCCGACCGGTTGATGCCGGATCTGCTCTATTTCGAGCAAATCGATGATTTCTTCTTCAATAAATTTTCGATGTTCGATTTCTTCTCTGTCGGTCTTGCCGACATAAAGAGCGCCGCTGACGATGCCGGATTTGTAATGGATGTGTCGGCCCAGGCGGATGTTATCAAGCACCGTCATGCCGCCGAAGACCTCCACCTTCTGAAAGGTTCTGGCAATTCTTAGGTTGGCGCGCTGGTGCGGTTTGAGATGGTTAATCTGTTGCCCTTTAAAATAGATGTTGCCCTGCTGGGGATGGTACAGGCCGTTGACGCAATTCATCATGACCGTCTTACCGGCTCCGTTGGGCCCGATGATGGAATGGATCTCCCCTCTTCTGATTTTAAGACTTACACCGGCCAGCGCAGATACCTTTCCGAAGCTCATATGAATGTCCTCCAGTTCCAAGAGGACATCATTGCCTTTAATTTCTTCTGATCCGATCAATCCTTAGGCCTCCCTTTTTCTTATCACGACTCGGTTTCCAAAGCATCTCATCGCTAAAATAAAGCGCCCCGCTGCAAACGGGGGCTTCATTATGAAAACGAAAAAAAATGCTCTGAAACATGCCCATTCGGACGGATGGAACGTGATATTGCCGGTTTCTATCAGACAGTTTTTTCGCCGGGGCTGATGACAGTAGAGCGAAAATGGTTTCCAACAGGCTCATCTTCCTGCGAAATGAAACTGACAGCGTTCGGCCTTCAGGATAAAGTCCGTCGCCTGAAAGCATTGCCGGCATCTATGGTCGCTGGTTTTTCTCGACCCGATTGCTTACGGGTCTGATCGGCGGCAGTCATCAGCCGCAGATGAATGAATTGGTGTATTCTTAAATATATACTGAAAAGAAGATATAAAAAAAGTTTATAGCGGATGTCCCCTGTTTAATCAAGAGAAAAATTGATGCCGCCCTGCCACTGCGTGCCGTAAGCTGTGGTTTTATTATTACGGCGGTATTATTCCAGCCGTCGTTTTGGTTCGCACACGCAAACCGGCCGCCAGGTTCTATTTAAAGGATCACGACTTTCTGAACATACTTGACGATATCTTCCGGTTTATCCATAACCTGCAGAATTTCAAGATCTTCGGGAGAAATCCGCTTTTCATCCAGCAGCCGGAGCTTGATCCAGTCGATCAATCCGGACCAGTATTCGGACCCCACCAGAATGACCGGCAGGGGTTTTATCCGATGGGTCTGGATCAGCGTAACCGCTTCAAACAGTTCATCCAGCGTACCAAAGCCGCCGGGCATGATGATATAGGCCATGGCGTATTTGACAAACATGACCTTGCGGATAAAAAAATAATTAAATTCCAGGCTGATGTTGGCATAAGGGTTGGGCTGCTGTTCAAACGGCAGGATAATGTTCAACCCCACCGATGTGCCGCCGGCCTCGGCGGCGCCCTTATTGGCGGCCTCCATTACACCGCCGCCGCCGCCGGTAATTACGGCAAATTTGTTTTTGGCAAACAGCGCAGCCAGCTTTTCAGCCTGACCGTATACCGGATCGTCCGGCATAACTCTGGCAGACCCAAAGATGCTCACCGCCGGGCCGAGATCATGCAGGTTTTCGACGCCATCTACAAATTCTCCGATAATTTTAAAAAGACGCCAGGCTTCCCCGATTTTCAAGTCGTCAATCAAGAATTGTTTTTCCATTGGTATCCCTTCGGTTTAGATTAATCCCCCACGGGCAATCGACGCATCCGTGTCCAGATCGACATTGCAACTCCGGAATGCCGATCTCTTCCCGGCCGTTTGTCTGCCGGGTATAAAAGCCCGGCGATAGGATTCTTTCCCTGCAAGTATGATCGGGTCGTCGGTCGTTTGGCAATCTGCTAAAACCATAAATTTTTCCATAATTACAGCAGATTGTAATCTTCCAGCGCTGAATTCGTCTATCAGCAATTCCTGCCTTTGTCAATGATTTCAGATTGACAATCGGGGCGGGGGTTGTTAAATTTCTTTATTTTGGTATCCATCAATCTTTTTCAATCGCCCTGCCGTGCCGGTGATACTTGCGTTCATCAACAGGCAGACAGGGTGTTTACTGACAAAATGATCCTGCGCGGGTTTTTGGCCCGAACGGGTTAAACTTTAATTACAAACCCGATAATGAACGACCATAGAAAAAGTTTTGTTAAAGATGCCATCATCACCAATGAACTGGGACTTCATGCAAGATCTGCCGCCAAGATTGCGAAAATTGCCCAACGCGCTACCGGTAAGATTTGGATCATGAAAGACGCTTTGGAAGCCGATGCTGCCAGCGTTATCGACATACTGACGCTGGAAGGATTTAAGGGTTCTAAAATTACCATCAGGATTGAGGACCACAACGACGCTGAGATCCTGGACGAATTGGAACAGCTTGTGTCAAGCGGATTTGGGGAATAGTCAGACATGCCAGCAAAAAAAGCAACGGAAATAAAACTAACCGGCATCAATGCCTCTCCGGGCATATGCATCGGCAAGGCATACCTGGTGGATACCGAAGGTGTTGAAGTCGTTGAAAAGTACCATGTCGATGGCAAAAACCTTGCAACCGAAATAAAACGGTTCAAGGCCGCTGTGGAAAAAGCCAAAGAGGAACTGCGCAGCATCATCCGGAAAACGCCGGAAGAACTTCGTCAGCACGCTTACATCCTCGAAACCCATATGGTGCTGCTGAAAGACAAGATGCTCTATGGCAGCACCATTGATACCATTAAAAACGAGCAGGTCAACGCCGAGTGGGCCTTAAAAAAAGTGGCCTCCCATGTCAGGTCCATGTTTCAGGCAATATCGGATGATTACCTCAGGGAGCGGGCCTCCGATATCATGCAGGTCGCCGATCGGATTATGCGCAACCTTATCGGCGCTAAAGGGATCGATATTTCAGCCATTGACAAACGGGTCATTCTGGTGGCGCACGACTTGTCTCCGGCCGACACCAGCCAGATACATCTGGAACGGGTAATGGGGTTTGTGACCAATCTTGGCGGCAAGGCCTCTCATACCGGCATCATTGCCCGTACCCTTGAAATTCCGGCTGTGCTGGGGCTCGTTAAAGCCACCCGCATGATCAAAAATGACGACGTTATCATTGTGGACGGCACCACCGGTATCGTCATCATCAACCCCACCGAACAGACACTGGTAGCGTATGAAGAACGCCGGGTCGGCTATGATGAATATAAAGCCCTCATCGCCCGCAGCGGTCATTTGCCGGCGGAAACAGCGGATGGGTTTCGACTCCAGGCCATGGGGAACATCGAACTGCCCGAAGAAATTTTTGCGGTCATCAACTACGGCGGCGAAGGCGTTGGACTCTACCGAACGGAATTTCAGTATCTCAGCCGCCCTTTCTTTCCGGGTGAAGATGAACTTTATGACAAGTACAAGGATGTTGTCGAAGTCATGGCCCCCAGACCCGTAACCATTCGAACCCTCGACATCAATGGCGACAAGGCTCTTGCCAACGCCACCGGTTCGGACGAGGCCAATCCGGCCCTGGGATTACGCGCCATTCGCTACTGCCTGCAAAAGCCGGATGTATTCAAGACCCAGCTCCGGGCTATTTTACGGGCCGCCGCCCACGGCAACGTTCGCGTCATGTTTCCCTTGATATCCAGCGTTGATGAAGTCCGCCAGACCATCCAGATGCTGGATGAGTCCGCCGATTCACTCGCCAAAGAAGGGGTTTCGTTTAACCGGGATATAGAAGTCGGCATTATGATAGAGGTCCCGGCGGCCGTGATTATGGCGGATGACCTGGCGCAGATCGTTGACTTTTTCAGCATCGGCACCAATGACCTGATCCAGTATTCTCTGGCCATCGATCGGGGCAACCGTCAGGTCGCCCACCTCTACCACCCCCTGCATCCGGCCATTATCCGCATGATCAAGCACGTAGCCGATGTGGCCAAAGACAAAGGCATCAAGGTCTTTATGTGCGGTGAAATGGCCGGAGACCCGGCGTATATACCGATTCTGCTGGGCCTGGGAATGGACGAATTAAGCATGAACCCGCAATCGATTCCGGCCGTCAAAGGCATGATCCGCTCGCTGAAGCTAAAAGACGCCAAACTCTTTGTGAAAGATGTTTTAAAACAGGCGACGGCGACCGATATCGAAAAAATGGTCCAAAAGACCTATGGCAGCGTGCTGTCAGACATGATCTACTCTGGATGATTGGAAAGTGTCGTATATCAGTTTTTTGATGCAAATTATTGCAGATTCTTCCTGAGATAAGTCAATGAGTCTTTCCCGCGTAAGCGGGAATCCAGGCAACATTTTTCTGGACTCCCGCTTGCGCGGGAGTGACAATAATTTTACAGTATAATTATAGGCACCGTATTGATACCATTAACCCCGGATTCCACCCGCGTAAAGGATTCCATTGAACGATAAGCCCATTAAAATTATAACCGTAAACCGCAAGGCCCGCCACGACTATTTTATCGAAGATGAATTTGAAGCGGGCATGGTCTTGCAGGGAACCGAAGTCAAGTCTCTGCGGCTGGGACGGGTCAACTTGAAGGATTGCTACGCCAGAATAACCAACGGAGAGGTTTTTGTCCATCAGATGCACATCAGCCCCTACCCCTTTGCCTATTATGACAACCACGACCCCTTAAGGCCCCGCAAGCTGCTGCTGCACGCACATGAGATCAAGCGGCTTTATGGCAAAGTGAACGAAAAAGGACTTTCCCTGGTCCCCTTGAAGGTTTATTTCCAGAAGGGAAAGGCAAAAATCACCATCGCACTTGCCCGCGGCAAGCGCAAATACGATAAAAGAGAGTCCCTCCGCGAGCGCGATGGCAAAAGGGAACTGGACCGGGCGCGCAAGGATCACTGACCTCCCCGCCTCCCAGCTTCCAAGCCTCCCGGCTTTATACCCTTGACTTTTTGGCGTTGATTGCTTAAATTAAGATCATCATTTGATCTTTTTCATACCTTCTTTACCTACCTCAAATTTGGGGGCGAAACGGCTTCGACGGGGATAAAGAAGCATTGGCTGCATACCGAGCATCCTGTCCGCTCGTAAAAAAGACGGGGATTTAAATATAATCGCAGACGATTATAACTACGCTGTAGCCGCTTAAGGCTGCCGTTCTGCCGGGTTTTTTCTGCGGACCCGGACAGGGCGTCGACTAGCAGGATAGCCGGCCCTGAGTGCCTGTGGCAGGGTTGGCGAAATTCAGCGGGCTAAGCTTTCAGAGATCCGGCCGGGAGGAGACCTGAAGGACAAAAATTAAAATTTCGGACAAGTATGTAGACGCCTGTGTGGAATATTTTCGGACGCGGGTTCGACTCCCGCCGCCTCCACCATTTTTACTTAATAATTTAAATAGATTACAAATTTTACTCATCCGACTCTGGTAGAATCCTGGTAGAATTCCAGGCTTTTTCTAAATGTGACCCATCATCTGGAGCTGGGGTGTGCCGATAATAATGATCTACAATCATCCGCGTGTTGGCATGCCCGACCTGTTTTTGAATGAAGCTCATACGCTCATTTTCATCCAACGCGTTAGTGATGAAGGTCGCCCTGGTATCCTTAATGCTGATTTGTGAAGTAATACCAACCTTTTCGAGGGCTGGCTTTACCACTGTATTGTTCAGGGTATGCCGGTGAATGGGTCGACCAGCTTTGTTTAAGAAAACGAAGTTGTCTCCATCACCTTTCCAAGTTATTTTCCGCTGCACTCGTAGCGCTTCAATTACGAACTCCGGTATTTTAACATCACGAATCGAGCTTTCGGTCTTGGGTGTCTTGTAGATTAGCTTTCCAGCTTTGCCCCGAACAAGATTTCGGCGGATTTTCACAACACCATTTTTGAAATCTACGCGCTTCCATTTCAATGCAGATGCCTCCGCAATCCGGACTCCTGAGAAAAATAAAAGGATGAACAACGGTTTCCAGACAACGTCCAACGCATCGATAAAAGACTTAATTTCTTTAAGCGATAGCGGCCTTTTCTGTTCCCCCTTAGTTTTCTTGATAGGATCTACATCAACAAATGGATTGGACGGGATGATTTTATGTTTCTTAGCGAACTTCATCACGAGTCTGAAAGGGGTCAAGATGTTCTGCTTGGTCTTGCTCCCGCATTTTAACTTGCTGATGAACGTCTCTATGTCGAGACTGGTCATGGAATCAATTGGTGTATTTCCAAAGCATGGCAGCACATGACAGTTCATAACCTTGCGGTAATTATTAAAAGTTGTCTCTTCCACCTGGGTTTTCACGATTTCTGACCACCTTTTGGCCACTTCCCCAAACGGCATAGAATCTTCAACCGTTACGGCATCTGTTTTCAGAATTTGCCCGTGGATATTGATTTCTTTCAAATGATCATCACGCTTACGCCTGGCTTCAACCACGGATTTGGTTTCCAAGGAAAATTTGTACGGCTTTGCCATGCCCCTAACTTTCTTTTGAAAATACCACACACCACTGATTTTATCCCGGTACAAATGTTGATTTAATTTTTTCGCCATGTCATATCCTCCATTCTTTATCAGCAGACGATATGCACGGCTTCACCTTCTTTGATTCAGCCTTCGGTTTATCACC
This genomic window contains:
- a CDS encoding branched-chain amino acid ABC transporter permease, with protein sequence MELFFMTLTTGIMVGGIYALVALGWVLIYKCSGALNLAMGEMTLIGAYVSLSFYSMGVPFLLALLFSLVIGFALGVLTERIFLDRLIGEPVLTVIMVTVGLSFFFKGTVEFLWGTDTRVFDPPVFSIEPIRIGPLVIGQVYLWSFVAAIILLCVFVCFFKYTRWGLAMQATADDEMAALSVGVSARYVYAAAWAIAFMAAGVGGTLLGNINGLNISVGYLGLLVLPAVVLGGLNSIPGAIVGGIIIGILQNFCGAYLDRYFPGGVKEIAPFAFMAVFLLFKPYGLWGWERIERV
- a CDS encoding AMP-binding protein; this encodes MQPDVKPDLNGSDVSKELTIPKLFYEKATLYGKNRIAMREKEFGIWRPITWHDYFENVKSLALGLISLGLEDGDKVAMIGDNRPEGLWAEMAALCARGIGVWLFQDSLIDEVRYIVDHSDTKFLFGEGQEEVDKAISIFNECPKLKKIIWDDPKGMRNYDRDYLISLKEVQALGRELDRKEPNLFKELIAKGHGDEVALLFYTSGTTSLPKGALLSHHNMLTMGKHLMAVDPCLETDDYVSYLPFAWIGEQMMSISCGLQIGYTLNFPEDPATAQENIREIGPHVMFAPPRMYEQMTRSVQVKYLDATWIKRMSYRLSTWIGYRVADMKFKKKPIPWHWKFLEWLAYVIMQKKLKDHLGLSRVRNAYTGGAAMGPDHFRFFHALGVNLKQIYGQTEVAGISVVHRSGDIKFDTVGHPIPGTEIHITEEGEIITKSPSVFLGYYKNPEATAKALKDDWLYSDDKGFIDDEGHLVVFDRTKDVFTLRDGKPFSPQYLETRLKFSPYIKDSWVVGNKRDFIAAVLCIDYSVVGKWADERKLNYTSYMELSQKPEVINLVEEQIRTANRDLPAAARVKRFTNLYKELDADDDELTRTRKLRRSFVEKRYQEIVDALYSDKGSVHIDTTIKYEDGRQSRILTDLTIQTIDV
- a CDS encoding ABC transporter ATP-binding protein yields the protein MIGSEEIKGNDVLLELEDIHMSFGKVSALAGVSLKIRRGEIHSIIGPNGAGKTVMMNCVNGLYHPQQGNIYFKGQQINHLKPHQRANLRIARTFQKVEVFGGMTVLDNIRLGRHIHYKSGIVSGALYVGKTDREEIEHRKFIEEEIIDLLEIEQIRHQPVGRLPYGLQKRVELGRALALEPELLILDEPLAGLNLEEVEDMARFILDVNEEARWKVTCLLVEHDMGVVMDLSHRVFVLNFGNMIMDGTPQEVQRHPEVIKAYLGEEDLYATRR
- a CDS encoding TIGR00730 family Rossman fold protein, with translation MEKQFLIDDLKIGEAWRLFKIIGEFVDGVENLHDLGPAVSIFGSARVMPDDPVYGQAEKLAALFAKNKFAVITGGGGGVMEAANKGAAEAGGTSVGLNIILPFEQQPNPYANISLEFNYFFIRKVMFVKYAMAYIIMPGGFGTLDELFEAVTLIQTHRIKPLPVILVGSEYWSGLIDWIKLRLLDEKRISPEDLEILQVMDKPEDIVKYVQKVVIL
- a CDS encoding HPr family phosphocarrier protein; translation: MNDHRKSFVKDAIITNELGLHARSAAKIAKIAQRATGKIWIMKDALEADAASVIDILTLEGFKGSKITIRIEDHNDAEILDELEQLVSSGFGE
- the ptsP gene encoding phosphoenolpyruvate--protein phosphotransferase; this encodes MPAKKATEIKLTGINASPGICIGKAYLVDTEGVEVVEKYHVDGKNLATEIKRFKAAVEKAKEELRSIIRKTPEELRQHAYILETHMVLLKDKMLYGSTIDTIKNEQVNAEWALKKVASHVRSMFQAISDDYLRERASDIMQVADRIMRNLIGAKGIDISAIDKRVILVAHDLSPADTSQIHLERVMGFVTNLGGKASHTGIIARTLEIPAVLGLVKATRMIKNDDVIIVDGTTGIVIINPTEQTLVAYEERRVGYDEYKALIARSGHLPAETADGFRLQAMGNIELPEEIFAVINYGGEGVGLYRTEFQYLSRPFFPGEDELYDKYKDVVEVMAPRPVTIRTLDINGDKALANATGSDEANPALGLRAIRYCLQKPDVFKTQLRAILRAAAHGNVRVMFPLISSVDEVRQTIQMLDESADSLAKEGVSFNRDIEVGIMIEVPAAVIMADDLAQIVDFFSIGTNDLIQYSLAIDRGNRQVAHLYHPLHPAIIRMIKHVADVAKDKGIKVFMCGEMAGDPAYIPILLGLGMDELSMNPQSIPAVKGMIRSLKLKDAKLFVKDVLKQATATDIEKMVQKTYGSVLSDMIYSG
- the smpB gene encoding SsrA-binding protein SmpB: MNDKPIKIITVNRKARHDYFIEDEFEAGMVLQGTEVKSLRLGRVNLKDCYARITNGEVFVHQMHISPYPFAYYDNHDPLRPRKLLLHAHEIKRLYGKVNEKGLSLVPLKVYFQKGKAKITIALARGKRKYDKRESLRERDGKRELDRARKDH
- a CDS encoding site-specific integrase; translation: MAKKLNQHLYRDKISGVWYFQKKVRGMAKPYKFSLETKSVVEARRKRDDHLKEINIHGQILKTDAVTVEDSMPFGEVAKRWSEIVKTQVEETTFNNYRKVMNCHVLPCFGNTPIDSMTSLDIETFISKLKCGSKTKQNILTPFRLVMKFAKKHKIIPSNPFVDVDPIKKTKGEQKRPLSLKEIKSFIDALDVVWKPLFILLFFSGVRIAEASALKWKRVDFKNGVVKIRRNLVRGKAGKLIYKTPKTESSIRDVKIPEFVIEALRVQRKITWKGDGDNFVFLNKAGRPIHRHTLNNTVVKPALEKVGITSQISIKDTRATFITNALDENERMSFIQKQVGHANTRMIVDHYYRHTPAPDDGSHLEKAWNSTRILPESDE